In Deinococcus maricopensis DSM 21211, the sequence AGCTGATGGCGCCGGCCTTGGCGGCGTCCGCGGCGAGGTTGTCCGCGTCGAACAGGCCGCCCAGGGCGTCCACGAGGACGTACGTGAGGATGCCGATGACGCCGGCGAGCAGCGCGCTGAACTTCTCGGCGCTGGGCACCGCGAAGTGCACGAGCAGCAGCAGCAGCACGCCGGTGATGAACACCTGGATGGTGTCCAGGCGGCCGAGTTTGCTGAGGCGACGCTCGATGGGCGCGAGCCAGTGGGTGTCCTTGTCCGGGTCAATGAGGTACTTGAGGAACACCAGCATCAGGAACGCCCCGCCGAAGGCGCTGATGGGGATGTGCGCTTCTTCGAGGTGGTGGGCATACGCGGGCGGGTTGGTGAACGCCAGGTTGATGACCTCGCCGAAGCCGAGGCCGGCGACGACCGCGACGATCACGATGGGGAACAGGAAGCGCATGCCGAACACGGCGATGAGGATGCCCCACGTGAGGAAGCGGCGCTGCCAGACTTCGCTCATGTTGCGCAGGACGGTGGCGTTCACGACAGCGTTGTCGAACGACAGCGAGAGCTCCATGACGCCGAGGATCGCGGCGATCAGAAAGTAACTGAGGGCCTGGGAGACGCCGCCGGTGCGCAGACCGTACAGCGCGGCGACGACCAGGCAGATGACCGTGACGATGCCGGCGAAACCGAATTCTTTGGTGAGACTGGGCATGACTGCTGTGTTCCTCTCGAACGCCCCCCGCTGGTGAGCGGGGGGCGGGCGCGCGTGCGGGGCACGCGCGGTGGGGTTAGATCATGATGCCGTAGGCGTTGCAGAGCGCGCGGAGGCCGCCGGCGTAGCCCTGGCCGACCGCGCGGAACTTCCATTCGTTGTTGTGGCGGTAGACTTCCGCGAACACGACGGCGGTTTCGGTGCTGAAGTCCTCGCCGAGGTCGAAGCGGACGATTTCCGTGCCGGTCTGCTCGTTCATGAGGCGCACGAAGGCGTTGCGGACCTGCCCGAAGTTCTGGCGGCGCGCGTCGGCTTCGTGGATGGTGACGGTCAGCGCGATTTTCTGCACGTCGGCAGGAACGCGGGTCAGGTCGATCTTGACCTGTTCGTCGTCACCTTCGCCGGCGCCCGTGCGGTTGTCGCCGGTGTGTTCGACGCTGCCTTCGCTGCTGCGCGGCTGGTTGTAGAACACGAAGTCGGCGTCGCTGCGGACCTTGTCGTTCGCGCCGAGCAGGAACGCGCTCGCGTCGAGGTCGAAGTCCTGCCCTTCGGTGGCGCGCACGTCCCAGCCGAGGCCAATGAGGACGTTCGTGAGGGTCGGGTCCTGTTTGGTGAGGCTGAGGTTGCCGCCTTTGCTGAGGGAAATCGCCATGCGTTCAGTCCTTTCAGAGGTGAGGGAGCTTGGAGTGCGCGATGAGGACCACGTCGCGGACGTTGAAGTCCAGCGCGTGCGGCTCGCCGGGCG encodes:
- a CDS encoding TerD family protein → MAISLSKGGNLSLTKQDPTLTNVLIGLGWDVRATEGQDFDLDASAFLLGANDKVRSDADFVFYNQPRSSEGSVEHTGDNRTGAGEGDDEQVKIDLTRVPADVQKIALTVTIHEADARRQNFGQVRNAFVRLMNEQTGTEIVRFDLGEDFSTETAVVFAEVYRHNNEWKFRAVGQGYAGGLRALCNAYGIMI
- a CDS encoding DUF475 domain-containing protein, translating into MPSLTKEFGFAGIVTVICLVVAALYGLRTGGVSQALSYFLIAAILGVMELSLSFDNAVVNATVLRNMSEVWQRRFLTWGILIAVFGMRFLFPIVIVAVVAGLGFGEVINLAFTNPPAYAHHLEEAHIPISAFGGAFLMLVFLKYLIDPDKDTHWLAPIERRLSKLGRLDTIQVFITGVLLLLLVHFAVPSAEKFSALLAGVIGILTYVLVDALGGLFDADNLAADAAKAGAISFLYLEVLDASFSLDGVIGAFAITQDIVVIAAGLTIGAVFVRSITLMLVHRGTLQAYRYLEHGAHYGIGALAIIMLLSMNPNVHIPEVVTGLIGVGFIVLSIWSSLRYNRLNAHAEQPALKD